A section of the Paenibacillus aurantius genome encodes:
- a CDS encoding ABC transporter ATP-binding protein, whose translation MSKSYDVELINIQKRFGSNIVVDSFNLQIERGECISFLGPSGCGKTTTLNMIAGFLEPDQGDLLIKGKRMNGVPSNKRELGMVFQTYSLFPHMTVFENVAYGLKLRKVAKPEIRERVGKVLELVRLPHMADRYPKQLSGGQRQRIAIARALVTEPSLLLLDEPLSNLDAKLREELRDEMKRLQQEIGVTTIFVTHDQEEALYMSNRIVVLDHGKVEQIGTPWDIYNRPASEFVHTFIGKSNRIEGTVGQLSGHDLGLTTDGGLSLKAVQRGLPLTTGEKVSIYVRPEKISIHVNVEMAEKGNRVKGVVKLVSFLGAYTECEVDIGQTTMVVRVESIEHDAQLAPGAPVWLDWSPDDVFVFPRKESLA comes from the coding sequence GTGAGCAAAAGCTATGATGTAGAACTGATCAATATCCAGAAGCGCTTCGGCTCTAATATTGTGGTAGACAGCTTTAACTTGCAAATCGAGCGGGGAGAGTGCATCTCCTTTCTCGGCCCTTCGGGGTGCGGCAAAACAACAACCTTGAATATGATCGCCGGCTTCCTGGAGCCCGACCAGGGCGATCTTCTGATCAAAGGGAAGAGAATGAACGGGGTGCCCTCCAACAAGCGCGAATTGGGGATGGTTTTTCAGACGTATTCGCTCTTTCCGCACATGACCGTGTTCGAGAATGTAGCCTACGGTCTTAAGCTGAGAAAGGTAGCCAAGCCCGAAATTCGGGAGCGGGTAGGGAAGGTGCTGGAGCTGGTTCGGCTTCCGCATATGGCGGACCGGTACCCTAAGCAATTGTCCGGCGGACAGCGTCAGCGGATCGCGATCGCCCGCGCCCTTGTCACGGAGCCGTCTCTGCTTCTGCTGGACGAGCCGCTCAGCAACCTGGACGCCAAGCTGCGGGAAGAGCTTCGCGATGAAATGAAGCGGCTGCAGCAGGAAATCGGGGTCACCACTATCTTCGTCACCCACGACCAGGAAGAAGCCCTGTACATGTCCAACCGGATCGTCGTGCTGGACCATGGCAAGGTCGAGCAGATCGGAACCCCCTGGGATATTTACAACCGTCCCGCTTCGGAATTCGTTCATACGTTCATCGGGAAGTCGAATCGGATCGAAGGAACGGTAGGCCAGCTCTCCGGTCATGATCTTGGCCTTACGACAGACGGGGGACTTTCGCTAAAGGCCGTCCAACGCGGCCTTCCCTTGACGACAGGGGAGAAGGTATCCATCTATGTCCGTCCCGAGAAGATCTCCATTCACGTGAATGTTGAGATGGCGGAGAAGGGCAACCGGGTCAAAGGCGTGGTCAAGCTGGTTTCCTTCCTCGGCGCCTATACGGAATGCGAGGTTGACATCGGGCAAACCACCATGGTCGTGCGCGTAGAAAGCATCGAGCATGACGCCCAGCTGGCGCCGGGTGCGCCGGTATGGCTGGACTGGAGCCCGGACGACGTATTCGTCTTCCCGCGGAAGGAGAGCTTGGCATGA
- a CDS encoding ABC transporter permease: MKDGRNRKRRTAVLLLAPAIVILIGVFLLPMVYILILSFQDKQEQFSFENYWLFVKDPYYLQILWRTIKLSLLTVGACFLLGYPVALYMSQVSNRMRGIITFLIIAPHLVSVVIRNFGWVIMLGEKGLINNSLLKLGLIDKPIRLMYNELGVVIGLTDSLIVYMVLALATSLYQIDGSLYKAASILGAGRVRTFFTVIVPLTLPGMLAGSTLVFSLSMSSFVTPALMGGTSVKVLPVIAYEKIMTQLNWQVGAAISFLLLLSTVGLVTLFTRLVETKRYKEVFSS, from the coding sequence ATGAAGGACGGCCGCAACCGGAAACGGCGAACCGCCGTCTTGCTGCTCGCCCCCGCTATCGTCATCCTGATCGGCGTGTTCCTCCTGCCCATGGTCTATATTCTTATCCTCAGCTTTCAAGACAAGCAGGAGCAATTTTCGTTCGAGAACTATTGGCTTTTCGTGAAGGATCCCTATTACTTGCAGATTCTGTGGCGGACGATAAAGCTCAGTCTGTTGACCGTGGGAGCTTGTTTTCTGCTCGGCTATCCGGTTGCCCTTTACATGTCCCAGGTGTCGAACCGAATGAGAGGGATCATTACGTTCCTGATTATCGCTCCCCATCTGGTCAGCGTGGTCATCCGGAACTTCGGCTGGGTCATCATGCTGGGGGAGAAGGGGCTCATCAACAACTCCCTGCTTAAGCTCGGGTTGATCGATAAACCGATCCGGCTCATGTATAACGAGCTTGGCGTAGTGATCGGCTTGACCGACTCCCTTATCGTGTACATGGTTCTGGCCCTGGCGACCAGTCTCTATCAAATTGACGGCTCTCTATATAAAGCCGCCTCCATTCTAGGAGCGGGCCGGGTCCGCACGTTCTTTACCGTTATCGTTCCGCTCACCCTTCCGGGTATGCTGGCCGGGTCGACCTTGGTGTTCAGTCTGTCCATGAGCTCCTTCGTTACCCCCGCCCTGATGGGGGGGACTTCCGTCAAGGTGCTTCCGGTCATTGCCTACGAGAAGATCATGACCCAGTTAAATTGGCAGGTCGGGGCGGCGATCTCGTTCCTGCTGCTGTTATCCACAGTCGGCTTGGTCACGCTGTTTACCCGGCTGGTCGAAACCAAGCGCTATAAAGAGGTGTTCTCCTCATGA
- a CDS encoding ABC transporter permease: protein MIKKPSPLGVVTFLVVLFVISPLLVVIPTSFTSVKYLSFPAVGFSFQWYTKILDRPEFIDSFYFSLKLAALTAVISGILGTLAGLALHRYKFRGSGVINSLLLMPLTVPALIVGIAVLLFFTRIGLAGTFTGLLLSHILISIPYVVRLVLTGLSSFDYTLERAAYIMGAKPYHVFKDITMPLLKPAILSGMVFAFLTSFDNVTVSLFLVSPSTTTLPLAIFSHMQESLDPLVASLSSVVILFSLLFIIILERVYGLDRLFGSNSHSH, encoded by the coding sequence ATGATCAAAAAGCCTTCGCCTCTTGGCGTCGTTACGTTCTTGGTGGTCTTGTTCGTCATCTCGCCGCTCCTGGTCGTGATTCCGACCTCGTTCACCTCGGTCAAGTATTTGTCGTTTCCGGCGGTCGGGTTCTCCTTCCAATGGTATACCAAAATCTTGGATCGTCCCGAATTCATCGATTCGTTCTATTTCAGCCTGAAGCTCGCCGCCTTAACGGCCGTGATCTCCGGTATCCTCGGTACCCTGGCGGGACTCGCCCTGCACCGGTATAAATTTCGCGGCAGCGGCGTCATCAACAGCCTTCTGCTCATGCCCTTGACCGTGCCGGCTCTCATTGTGGGCATTGCGGTGCTGCTGTTCTTTACCCGGATCGGGCTGGCCGGGACCTTTACCGGTTTATTGCTCTCCCATATTCTGATCTCCATTCCTTATGTCGTTCGGCTGGTGCTGACCGGGCTCAGCTCCTTCGACTATACGCTGGAACGGGCGGCTTACATTATGGGAGCGAAGCCCTACCATGTCTTTAAAGACATCACCATGCCGCTGTTGAAGCCGGCCATCCTGTCGGGCATGGTCTTTGCTTTCCTGACTTCCTTTGACAACGTGACGGTGTCCCTATTCCTGGTATCTCCTTCCACAACCACCTTACCTTTGGCGATTTTCAGCCATATGCAGGAGTCCCTTGATCCTTTAGTGGCGTCTCTATCGTCGGTTGTCATCTTGTTTAGTTTGCTCTTTATTATTATTTTGGAGCGGGTCTACGGTCTCGACCGGTTGTTCGGATCCAACTCGCATTCCCACTAA
- a CDS encoding M20 family metallopeptidase: MSIQEQIRSYLPEFLRLLEESVNRDSPSGDKALNDKMADWYSAQFTRLTGGQVERDCHPVAGDRLLGRVGSGSKKIVLVGHYDTVWPKGEAGKRPFTIRDGNAYGPGVYDMKAGLLQAMFAIKALQNLGRFPADKQVILLINSDEEIGSPNSRAWIERTALDSHAAFVLEPPMEPSGALKTARKGSGRYKLILRGKSAHAGVNPQKGVSAIQELALQIQRLHAWTDFTTGRSVNVGVVQGGIGSNVVADYAEAQIDVRVSSREDAVRLEEEFRALRPFHPEIGLTLTGGMTRPPMERTESSGALYELARRIAQEENNFVLEETSTGGVSDGNFIAALGVPTLDGLGASGDYAHSPLEYIRIGEIPFRTGLLARLIESC, from the coding sequence TTGTCCATTCAAGAACAGATTAGATCCTATCTTCCTGAGTTTCTGAGGCTTCTGGAGGAAAGTGTTAATAGAGATTCCCCTTCCGGGGATAAAGCCCTTAACGATAAAATGGCCGATTGGTATTCGGCCCAATTCACTCGGCTGACCGGCGGACAAGTGGAGAGGGATTGCCATCCCGTTGCAGGCGACCGCTTGTTGGGCCGGGTGGGCAGCGGCTCCAAGAAGATTGTTCTTGTCGGGCATTACGACACGGTTTGGCCGAAAGGGGAAGCCGGCAAACGTCCTTTTACCATCCGTGACGGAAATGCCTACGGTCCCGGTGTCTATGATATGAAGGCCGGGCTCCTTCAGGCCATGTTCGCGATAAAAGCTCTTCAGAACCTGGGCCGCTTCCCTGCGGACAAACAGGTGATCCTGCTGATCAACAGCGACGAGGAAATCGGGAGCCCGAACTCGCGGGCCTGGATTGAACGGACGGCTCTGGACTCGCATGCCGCCTTCGTCTTGGAACCTCCGATGGAGCCGAGCGGCGCTCTCAAGACGGCACGCAAAGGGAGCGGCCGTTATAAATTGATCCTCAGAGGAAAATCCGCCCACGCCGGGGTGAATCCCCAGAAGGGGGTATCCGCTATTCAAGAGCTGGCCCTGCAGATTCAGCGGCTGCACGCCTGGACGGACTTCACGACGGGAAGATCGGTCAATGTGGGGGTCGTTCAGGGCGGAATCGGCAGCAATGTAGTGGCGGATTACGCTGAGGCGCAGATCGATGTCCGGGTCTCCTCCAGGGAGGATGCCGTACGGCTGGAGGAAGAATTCCGGGCGCTCCGTCCCTTTCATCCCGAAATCGGCTTGACCTTGACGGGAGGAATGACGCGTCCGCCTATGGAACGTACCGAGTCGTCGGGAGCCTTGTACGAATTGGCGAGACGGATCGCTCAAGAGGAAAACAACTTCGTGCTGGAAGAAACGTCAACGGGTGGGGTCAGCGACGGCAATTTTATTGCCGCCCTCGGGGTTCCGACGCTGGACGGGTTAGGAGCAAGCGGGGATTATGCCCATTCGCCGCTTGAATATATTCGAATCGGGGAAATCCCGTTCCGCACCGGGCTGCTGGCGCGGTTGATCGAGAGCTGTTAA
- a CDS encoding NAD-dependent malic enzyme: MSYNSVVIRMELIHAEVNFGEVASAIAKAGGDITSIDVIRSGPDFSVRDITVQVGDSNETEVIQALKELPGTKLINVSDRTFLAHLGGKISIQPTLSIKNRDDLSRVYTPGVARVCTAIHENPRKAFSLTIKRNTVAVISDGTAVLGLGDIGPHAAAPVMEGKAMLFKQLADVDAFPICLDTKDTEEIIRTIQAISPIFGGINLEDISSPRCFEIETRLAETLDIPVFHDDQHGTAVVVIAGLINALKVVGKRMEHIRVVVNGIGAAGVSICKMLLAAGVTRLVPVDREGAIVYGGSYELPMWDWLSKQPQVEAKPCSLKEAIVGADVFIGVSRGGLLQAEDVQKMAPDSIVFAMANPHPEIDPQQALPHVRVFATGRSDYPNQINNVLVFPGIFRGTLDCRARTINEPMKLAAARAIASVVYDNELNEQYIIPSIFNEQVVSKVRHAVIEAAILTGVARRIPPDFR; the protein is encoded by the coding sequence ATGTCCTATAATAGTGTAGTGATCCGGATGGAACTGATTCACGCGGAGGTTAACTTCGGAGAGGTGGCCTCGGCCATCGCGAAGGCCGGCGGGGATATCACGTCTATCGACGTGATACGCTCCGGGCCGGATTTTTCCGTCCGGGATATCACCGTGCAGGTTGGGGATTCGAATGAAACGGAAGTGATCCAGGCGCTTAAGGAGCTTCCGGGTACGAAGCTGATTAATGTGTCCGACCGTACCTTCCTGGCCCACCTGGGCGGCAAGATTTCGATCCAGCCGACTCTTTCGATCAAGAACCGCGACGATCTGTCACGGGTCTATACACCCGGAGTGGCGAGGGTCTGCACCGCCATCCACGAGAACCCGCGGAAGGCCTTCTCGCTGACGATCAAACGAAATACCGTCGCGGTCATTTCGGACGGTACAGCGGTACTCGGCTTAGGGGATATCGGCCCTCATGCCGCAGCACCTGTCATGGAAGGAAAAGCTATGCTCTTCAAGCAGCTGGCGGACGTCGATGCCTTTCCCATCTGTCTCGACACGAAGGATACGGAGGAAATCATCCGGACCATTCAAGCGATCAGCCCGATTTTCGGCGGCATCAACCTGGAGGACATCAGCTCTCCCCGCTGCTTCGAAATCGAGACGCGGCTGGCCGAAACGCTGGACATTCCAGTATTCCACGATGACCAGCACGGGACGGCGGTCGTGGTCATTGCCGGACTGATCAATGCGCTCAAAGTCGTCGGCAAGCGGATGGAGCATATCCGGGTCGTGGTGAACGGCATCGGGGCGGCGGGCGTGTCCATCTGCAAAATGCTGCTCGCGGCCGGCGTCACCCGGCTGGTGCCGGTGGACCGCGAAGGGGCCATCGTGTACGGCGGAAGCTACGAGCTTCCGATGTGGGACTGGCTGTCCAAGCAGCCCCAGGTCGAGGCTAAGCCCTGCAGCCTGAAGGAGGCGATCGTTGGCGCGGATGTCTTTATCGGGGTTTCCCGCGGAGGCCTTCTTCAGGCGGAGGACGTCCAGAAAATGGCGCCGGACAGCATCGTCTTCGCCATGGCGAACCCTCATCCCGAGATCGACCCTCAGCAGGCTCTACCGCACGTGCGGGTGTTTGCGACTGGAAGAAGCGATTATCCGAATCAAATCAACAATGTTCTCGTCTTTCCGGGGATTTTCCGCGGAACGCTGGATTGCCGGGCGCGGACCATCAATGAGCCGATGAAGCTGGCGGCGGCAAGAGCGATCGCTTCCGTTGTCTATGACAACGAGCTAAATGAGCAATATATCATTCCGAGTATTTTCAATGAACAGGTGGTCAGCAAGGTAAGGCATGCCGTTATAGAAGCGGCCATCCTAACGGGCGTAGCCCGGCGCATTCCGCCGGATTTCCGGTAA
- a CDS encoding class I mannose-6-phosphate isomerase, whose translation MNDLIAYLQPPRPLKLRRNRVWRTYRGGALLDRWQGKDEPVRDGHFPEEWVASTVRARNPGREPLQDEGLSLLAGTSDPPLSLLSLLEAMPGQMLGQGHVDRYGTSVGVLVKLLDSAERLAIQVHPDRAAAQRLFGSEYGKTEAWLFLGGRRINGEAPYVLCGFKPGMTREKWERLFADQDREAMIRSLHKLYPSPGDVMLIRGGLPHAIGPGNWMVEIQEPTDITIRTERVTPSGFKLSDSSIHQGIGFERMFECFDYRTYSEEELLRKCRLRDQIAGAGAGWRERKLIGYEDTPYFSLNRLTIEACSDGPFWELDGRFSIVIVLSGQGRVMWAGGELPIEQGDYLFLPAHLGQVQFAGGQDGSLELARCFPPSVE comes from the coding sequence ATGAACGACCTGATTGCGTATCTCCAACCGCCGCGCCCGCTTAAGCTGCGCCGAAACCGGGTGTGGCGCACCTACCGGGGCGGTGCCCTGCTTGACCGGTGGCAGGGGAAGGATGAGCCCGTCCGCGACGGTCATTTTCCGGAAGAATGGGTGGCTTCTACCGTCAGAGCGCGCAACCCTGGGCGGGAGCCGCTGCAGGACGAAGGACTCAGCCTGCTTGCAGGGACATCCGATCCCCCCCTTTCCTTGCTGTCGCTCTTGGAAGCCATGCCTGGGCAAATGCTCGGCCAAGGGCACGTGGACCGCTACGGAACGAGCGTGGGCGTTCTGGTCAAGCTCCTCGATTCGGCCGAACGGCTGGCCATTCAGGTGCATCCGGACCGAGCGGCGGCGCAGCGCTTGTTTGGTTCCGAGTACGGCAAGACAGAGGCGTGGCTGTTTCTCGGCGGAAGGCGAATCAATGGGGAAGCTCCTTACGTGCTGTGCGGCTTCAAACCGGGAATGACGCGGGAGAAATGGGAACGGTTATTTGCCGACCAAGACCGGGAGGCGATGATCCGCTCCCTGCACAAGCTGTATCCCTCTCCAGGGGACGTCATGCTGATCCGCGGTGGACTCCCTCATGCGATTGGTCCCGGCAATTGGATGGTCGAAATCCAGGAACCGACCGATATCACTATCCGGACGGAACGGGTCACCCCCTCCGGGTTCAAGCTGTCCGATTCCTCCATTCACCAAGGAATCGGGTTCGAGAGGATGTTCGAGTGCTTCGACTATCGCACGTATTCGGAGGAAGAACTGCTCCGAAAGTGCCGGCTCCGTGACCAGATCGCAGGAGCCGGTGCCGGGTGGAGGGAGCGAAAGTTGATTGGGTATGAAGACACGCCGTATTTTAGCTTGAACCGGTTGACCATTGAGGCCTGTTCGGACGGTCCCTTCTGGGAATTGGACGGCCGATTCTCCATTGTCATCGTGCTATCGGGTCAAGGGAGGGTCATGTGGGCCGGCGGGGAATTGCCGATTGAGCAAGGAGATTACCTGTTTCTGCCGGCCCATCTGGGGCAGGTTCAATTCGCAGGGGGTCAGGATGGATCTCTAGAGTTGGCCCGTTGCTTTCCACCCTCGGTGGAATGA
- a CDS encoding beta-galactosidase, which produces MDRKPFAYGTVLKIQREYSLPDIRRSLSQIKELGMNTVVIWPAVFWWEDRTLPSYPFHTGQEILKMAEELGLQIIMELAGQITSLEYAPDFRMKEEYFCVDPNGNRPNLGAMPFDCLNYNHPEVKTLISRHYEEAALAYRDFPALYGYDIWNETMFSSYDSYTLDVFREWLRNKYGSIGKLNDVWDRCYTDWKQVHFTNWLWASVMPMVDYNQFKKENVGMLLKEWAAAVKAVDPTRPVIADNIGSGLVNDWAYDRPQDDRNVAENVDEFGISLYPKVTPPGMGPALRWEVLAATRSCSKTGRFWISELQSHHQALFNPGSLVHPHELRWWNWEAIMNGAKGILYWKWHPFPKGLQTFGRGLVDSRGDLTPRAEEARRIADVLKSKAAAFEACMPVRPKAAILYDKLNHDFTKAFTMNYRSYLSTSIYTDSIAGLYQALWDNQVEADFVTPSDVGDDRLGSYRVLFVTNQLTVDDSLAAALIRYAENGGTIVWDGKCGEIDDNGLLHAALPGGPLNDVLGLRLHDVDIEGLQLHAASHGQAAAGFRIAGHYERKLLSLEKPDVEVLFAYEDGWPGITHTPVGQGRFLMIGTFLWLGYQQHQDEGVKAFAGGLADRFGLRGCRSESDLLKVTVMQSEISWIVCAFNYSEQPVESWVELPLEWESGNEGEPASYCITDLNKNLEQIAEKRKGTLRFPCRLEARDVSVWSVERR; this is translated from the coding sequence ATGGATAGAAAGCCTTTTGCCTACGGGACGGTTCTTAAAATCCAGCGGGAGTATTCGCTCCCCGACATTCGCCGGTCGCTCTCGCAGATCAAGGAGCTCGGCATGAACACCGTCGTCATCTGGCCGGCGGTGTTCTGGTGGGAGGACCGCACGCTGCCATCTTATCCCTTTCACACCGGACAAGAGATCCTGAAGATGGCGGAGGAACTCGGGCTGCAGATCATCATGGAGCTGGCGGGGCAAATTACGTCGCTCGAGTATGCTCCCGACTTCCGAATGAAAGAAGAATACTTCTGCGTCGACCCAAACGGCAACCGGCCGAATCTGGGTGCGATGCCCTTCGATTGCCTGAATTACAATCATCCGGAGGTAAAGACCCTTATCTCACGTCATTATGAGGAGGCCGCCCTTGCGTACCGCGATTTCCCGGCTTTGTACGGCTACGATATTTGGAATGAGACGATGTTCTCCTCTTACGACTCTTACACACTGGACGTCTTCCGTGAATGGCTCCGGAACAAATACGGCTCGATCGGGAAGTTGAACGACGTATGGGACCGCTGCTATACCGACTGGAAGCAAGTACACTTTACCAATTGGCTGTGGGCAAGCGTGATGCCCATGGTGGATTATAACCAGTTCAAGAAGGAGAACGTCGGGATGCTCCTGAAGGAATGGGCGGCCGCCGTTAAGGCCGTCGACCCCACGCGTCCGGTCATTGCCGACAATATCGGCTCCGGGCTGGTTAACGATTGGGCGTACGACCGGCCGCAGGATGACCGCAACGTAGCGGAGAACGTGGATGAATTCGGCATCTCGCTCTACCCTAAGGTGACGCCTCCCGGTATGGGGCCGGCGCTCCGCTGGGAAGTGCTCGCCGCAACCCGCTCGTGCTCCAAAACCGGCCGCTTCTGGATCTCCGAGCTGCAAAGCCACCACCAGGCGCTGTTCAACCCGGGCAGCCTGGTTCACCCGCATGAGCTCCGCTGGTGGAATTGGGAAGCGATCATGAATGGGGCCAAAGGGATCCTCTATTGGAAATGGCACCCGTTTCCAAAAGGCCTCCAGACCTTCGGCCGCGGCCTGGTCGACAGCCGGGGCGATCTTACTCCCCGGGCGGAAGAGGCGAGGCGGATCGCCGACGTCCTAAAGAGCAAAGCCGCTGCCTTCGAAGCTTGTATGCCGGTCCGCCCAAAAGCCGCCATCCTGTATGATAAGCTGAATCATGATTTTACCAAGGCCTTCACCATGAACTATCGGAGCTACTTGTCTACGTCCATCTACACCGATTCTATCGCGGGTTTGTACCAGGCACTTTGGGACAATCAGGTGGAAGCCGACTTCGTCACCCCGAGTGACGTGGGGGACGATAGGCTGGGCAGCTACCGCGTTCTGTTCGTGACGAACCAGCTTACTGTTGATGATTCTCTCGCAGCCGCCCTGATCCGATATGCGGAGAACGGCGGAACGATCGTCTGGGACGGCAAATGCGGGGAAATTGACGATAACGGGCTTCTGCACGCTGCCCTTCCCGGCGGACCGCTGAACGATGTGCTCGGCTTGCGCTTGCATGACGTGGATATCGAAGGCCTGCAGCTCCATGCGGCCAGTCATGGCCAGGCGGCTGCCGGATTTCGTATAGCGGGCCATTATGAGCGGAAGCTGCTTTCGCTTGAGAAACCCGACGTTGAAGTACTCTTCGCCTATGAGGATGGATGGCCAGGCATTACGCATACCCCTGTCGGGCAAGGCCGTTTCCTCATGATCGGCACGTTCCTGTGGCTTGGTTATCAGCAGCATCAAGACGAGGGGGTTAAGGCGTTCGCCGGAGGACTGGCCGACCGATTCGGCCTTCGGGGGTGCCGGTCTGAATCCGATCTCTTGAAGGTCACCGTCATGCAAAGCGAAATCTCGTGGATCGTCTGCGCGTTCAACTACTCGGAACAGCCTGTGGAATCTTGGGTAGAGCTTCCGCTCGAATGGGAGTCCGGGAACGAGGGAGAACCCGCCTCCTATTGCATCACCGATTTGAATAAGAATCTCGAACAGATCGCGGAGAAGAGAAAAGGAACCCTCCGCTTCCCCTGCCGGCTGGAAGCGCGGGACGTTTCCGTCTGGAGCGTGGAACGCCGATGA